The sequence below is a genomic window from Bacteroidales bacterium.
CTTATGTTCTTATTAAAACAGATTTTGCATCGGCACAATATGACATCGCTGCCCTGGTTAAATGGAAAAATATGATATGGGGAGGTGTTGCTTACCGTGTGCAGGATGCTGTTGCGATTATTGTTGGGGCTTATCCACTTAATCAGCCATCCATGAGCCCAGCATTGCAAAACTTAAGAATAGGCTATTCATATGATATAACAACATCAGCTTTAGGAAAGAATAAGAGAAGTAGTGGTTCCCATGAAGTAATGCTTGGGTATTGCTTTAAAATTGAACCGAAAAAATATGTTACAAAATATATCAATACAAGGTTTTTATAAAAATGTTTAACAGACGTAACAAAAAATATTATTTTTACGTTTTAATGGTATCAACGAAATAAAAATCAATATAAAAAAAGAAAATTAGTAAGCAAATAATCAAAATATGAAAAAATTCCTGGTAATAATAGCTTTTTTTGCAATAATAGCTTTAAGCAGTTGCAAAAATCAAGGTAGCGGGGAACTCATAGGGGTTCCGGGAAGGGAAGGATTTTATCAGCCTACACCTTACGGAATGTTATTTATTCCTCCCGGCAGTTATCAAATGGGCCCCAGCGATCAGGACGTTCCATATTCATTAACGGCACAACACAAAACAGTTACCGTGCAAGCATTTTATATGGATGAGACTGAGATAACCAATAACGAGTATCGTCAATTTGTATATTATGTAAGAGATTCTTTGGCAAGGGAATTACTTGGAGGAGTTACTCCTGAGGATTGGTGGATTGAAGAAGACGAATTTGGCGAACCACTGGAACCACACATGCTGAACTGGGAGACAAGAATTCGCTGGGACAGGTTGGAGCAGGAAGAAATAGAAGCATTGGCTCCTTTATATATGCCGGAACATGAAAGATTTTACAGAAGAAAAGAAATAGATACCAGAAAACTAAATTATGTTTATTACTGGATAGATTATAGAGCAGCAGCAAAAAAAGATTTCTCAGCTGATGCACAAGCTACACAAGACCAAGCCGACTATGATTTGGCAAGCTTGGCAAACCGTCCTCAGGGAGTAAAAGACAGATCAGTTTATATTAAAAAGGATGTAATTAATGTTTATCCGGATACCTTATGCTGGGTTCACGATTACACATATTCTTATAATGAGCCCATGTTGAATTATTTTGCACATCCCGCTTATGATAATTATCCTGTTGTAGGCGTTAACTGGAAACAAGCTCGTGCATTTTGTATCTGGAGGTCTAATATGCTTAATGATTATCTGGAAGCTGGTGGAGAAACAAGAGTTAATGAATTCCGTTTACCCACAGAATCCGAATGGGAATGGGCAGCACGCGGCGGACTTGATGAAAGTCCTTTCCCTTGGGGTGGACCCTATATTCGCAATAGCAATGGGTGTTTCCTTGGAAACTACAAACCTTTAAGAGGTAATTATATAGATGATGGAGGTGTACATACTTTGATAGTAGCTCACTTTGCACCAAATGATTATGGGTTATATGATATGGCTGGTAATGTTGCTGAATGGTGTGATGATGCATATGATGAATCTGCTTATAATTTTGCTCATGATCTCAATATGAATTATTCATACGAAGCAAAAAAATCAGATCCTGAAGCGTTGAAACGCAAAGTTATTAGGGGAGGCTCATGGAAAGACGTTGGATATTATATGCAAACAGGAACCAGAACCTATGAGTTTCAGGATACGGCAAAATGTTATATAGGCTTCAGGTGCGTGCAAACATACTTAGGCCGTCATATTGACGATGGCTCAAGTTCTTCAAATGTTTATAGATAAAATTAATAATCAATTAATATTAACAATTTTAAAAAACAAATTTTAACTATGGGACTTTATAATTTAGTAAGAAGCAAGGGTTACAAACAATTTATGGCCAAATTATATGGCTGGGGTGCATCAGTGGTTATTCTTGGTGCTTTATTTAAAATCAATCACTATCCCGGGGCAGATATCATGCTTATTATTGGTTTGGGGACAGAATCATTAATTTTCTTTTTCTCGGCTTTTGAACCACTGCATGTGGAGTATGACTGGTCGTTGGTATATCCTGAACTAGCAGGCATGGATGATATTGATGGAAAGAAAAAGAAGAAAAACCTTACACAGGAACTTGATAGAATGCTTGAAGAAGCAAAAATAGGTCCAGAACTTATAAATAGTTTGGGAGAAGGGATGCGTCATTTGGGCGAAAATGCAAAAAAACTTTCTGGCGTTGCTGATGCTGCCGGTGCTACTGATAGTTACGTATCAAATTTGAATATGGCATCTAGCTCTGTTAAAAATTTATCAGAAACTTATGCAAAAACTGCTGAAATTTTAGGAAAAGATATCTACTCAGCTGAAGAATTAACAAACAGTATTAAAACCGCTTCGGCTTCTGCAAATAATTTAACGGGCGCATATAGCCAGATGGCTGAAACTATCCAAAAAGATATTAATGCTACCGAAATGTACGTTAATAGTATTAAGCAGGCCACAGAATCAGCACATAATCTTGCAGATAAATATACAAGGTCATGTGAATCATTGACAAAATCAGCAGAAGCTATAGATTTTTCTGCTGTTGACGGAAAATCATATGGAGACCAGATACAAAGGATGTCGAAAAATTTATCTGACCTTAATAACATTTACGAATTACAACTGAAGAGCACAGGTGAACAGCTTCAAAAAACAGATATGATGAAAGAAACAATAACTTCGTTTCTGTCAAATCTTAATGAATCTGTTGAAGGCACTGCAAAATACAAAGAACAGGTCAATGTGCTGGCTAAAAATGTTTCGGCACTTAATCAAGTTTATGGAAATATGCTTGCTGCAATGAATATTAAACAAAACAATTAAGAATTATTTAAAGGGTTTAACTAAAAAAACAGGAGCAAATTATGGGTGCAACAAATTGTCCGGAAACCCCGAGACAGCGAATGATTCAAATGATGTATCTCGTTCTGACAGCACTTTTGGCACTTAACGTATCTAAAGAGATTCTGAATGCATACCTCGTTGTAAACGAAGGTATGGAAACAACAAATAAAAACTTTTCTAAAAAAGTTGAAAGTTCATATGCTCAGTTCGATAAACAGATGGAAATTAATAGAGCCAAGGTTCAGCCTTATTACGAAAAAGCACAGCAGGCCAAGAAATTTTCAGATGACTTGATTGCTTATATAGAACAGATGAAATTGGAAGTTATTGCTAAAGAATCACGCAAATCAGTTGAAGAGATTAAGACATTGAAATTTGGATCCCTTCCCGGCTTGGATAAATGGTCCGAATCTACGCGCTATTTTATAGGAAGCAGTGAAAAAGGTGAGGGAGCCAAGGCCACTGAATTAAAAAACAAACTGGAAGAATACAAAACAAGTTTGTTAAATCTGATTGATGAAAAACATCGCGCTAATATGAATTTAGGTATAGACACAAAAGGTCCTTATAAAAGTTTAAATGGCCGCGAGCAAAATTGGGAGATGCATAATTTTTATAATACTATCATGGCAGCAGACATTGTTATATTGAACAAACTGATTGCCGAAGTGAAAAATGCTGAATTTGATGTGGTAAACAGATTGATATCTGAAATTTCACTGGAAGATTTTAAATTTGATAAAATTGGAGCTAAAGTAGTTGCAAAAAGCAGTTATATATTAACTGGAGAAACTTATGAAGCTGATATTTTTGTCGCAGCTTATGACACAAAGCAAAATCCAGAAATAATTGTGGGTGCAGGAGTTGATACAAATACTCTCGTAATAAGTGGGACACAAATGACAGTTGAAGGCGAAGCAGGTGTGGGTAAGTTGAAACTTCCAGCCGGAGGTCCCGGTGTTAAGCAATACGGTGGAGTTATTAAAGTTACAGGTTCTGATGGGGTTGAGAGGTCGTATCCTTTCAACAGTGAATATGTTGTTGGAACACCATCTGCCACAATATCACCGGTTAAAATGAATGTTTTTTATATTGGACTAGATAATCCTGTCTCGATTTCAGTTCCTGGAGCTTCAAACGAACAAATAACAGCTACTATTACTGGCGGCGGTGGCAGCATTACTAAAGTGAATGGAAAGGATCATAATTACATTGTAAAAGTAGCAACTCAGGGAGAAGCAACAGTAAATGTAAGCGCCAAAATGGGAGCAACTTCTCGTTCTATGTGTTCGATGAAATTCAGGGTAAAGCGTGTACCTAGCCCTATTCCTTACGTTGGGAATGTACAGGGAGGTTTGATACCTAAAGGTACGCTTTTGGCTGCTGGCGGAGTCATACCAAGAATGGATGGTTTTGAATTCGAAGCTTATTTTACGATTACAAGTTTTACTCTTACAATGAGTCAGGCCGGCGATCTTATTTCTCTTCAGTCGAGCGGTTCAAAGTTTACCCCACAAATGATTACCATGATAAATAAAGCTACAAGAGGGCAAAAAGTATATATTGAAGATATTAAAGCGAAGGGGCCGGATGGATCTTCACGTTCTTTAAGTTCAATTGCTTTAAAAATTAATTAAAACCCCCCAAAGGAGGTATTTTATGAAAAGAATAATCAGTATCATATCATTTGTTGCATTCCTGTTCTCTATACAGCATGATGCAAATGCACAAAATAATTTAGGAAAACCGCCTTTAGATGGTGTTTATTATAAATTGAACACTCCTAATCGTGAGCCCATACCTTATTCTTCACTTCGTGAAGCTGATGTTATGTGGGCCAAACGTATATGGCGCATTATTGATATGAGACAAAAAATTAACCTCCCGTTTTATTATCCTGTTCAAGAACAACAGGGGCGTAAAAGCCTTATGCAAATTCTTTATAATGCGATTAAAGAAAACACAATTACAGCTTATACAACGGATAACGAAGAATTTTTAACACCACTAACTCCTGCAGAATTAAAAAGAACTCTTGACAAGGAGGATACTATGACAATGACTAGATTGGAACCACCTTACGATGAATATGATAGTGTGATTTCCAATCCTTTTGATCCATCTTCAGTTTATTTATTGAGGGTAAAAGAAGACTGGTTTTTTGATAAACAGCGTTCTGTTATGGATGTCCGAATTCTTGGTTTATGTCCATATATGGAAGAATTGGATGAATTTGGTGAACCTAAAGGTTTTAAACCATTATTTTGGGTTTATTTTCCTGAATGTCGCAAAATTTTTGCCAATAATGAAGTATATAACAAATGGAACGATGCTGAAAGAAGAACATATGAAGATGTGTTTTTTAAACGGCTTTTTGGAAGTTATATTTACAAAGAAAGTAATGTTTACGATAGAAGAATATACCAATATGCAAAGGGAATGGATGGTTTGCTCGAAGCGGAGAGGGTTAAAGAAGAACTCTTTGTTAAAGAGCATGATTTGTGGGAATATTAAAATAAAAAAACCCCGGCAAAACGCCGGGGTTTTTTTATTTTTGCTTTAAATTGATATTGTGTTACACACTTTTCTTGACACACCTATTGAATATTGTAAAGGAGTTGGCCCCGCTCGTGCCGAAGTATTAAAAAAAGAGGCAGGTATTTTTACATTTCGAGATTTGCTTTCTTATTATCCTTATAGATATGTTGATAAGACAAAATTTCAAAAAATTTATGAAATTGATACTAGTACCGGATATGTACAGTTAATAGGAAAAGTAAATGAAATTTCAATTGCAGGAGTTGGCAAAGGGACAAGAATGATTGTAAGGTTTGCTGATGATACCGGAGAAATTGAATTGGTTTGGTTTAATGGAGTGAAATGGCTTAAGGAAAAAATTAAACAGGGTTCTGAATATGTTGTTTTCGGAAAACCTACTTACTTTAATGGCAAGATAAACATTACACATCCCGAAATTGAATTATTGGAAAAATCCGAAAAAAACAAAACTTCAAGTATTTTACAGCCGTTTTATAATTCATCCGAAAAACTTAAGTCCAAAGGGCTTGATAGCAAGGGTGTCGGTAAAATAATTAGAAATATTTTAAATGATGCTATCGGTAAATTAAAGGAAAATCTTTCAACAAAAATTATTCAAAAACTGCATTTGGTATCTCACGAAGCAGCGGTTAATGCTATACATTTTCCTGAAAATTTCAATGAACTTGGTAGAGCCAAAGCAAGACTTAAATTTGAAGAATTATTTTTTATTCAGTTGCGGCTTGTTATGATGAAACATTACAGGCAAAAAGAAATAAGGGGACATATTTTTGCTACTGTGGGAGAGAACCTGAATACATTTTTTTATAAAGTTTTGCCCTACAAACTGACGGAAGCTCAAAAAAGAGTTATACGTGAAATAAGGAAAGATATGTCCACCGGGAAACAGATGAACCGTTTGCTGCAGGGCGATGTGGGAAGCGGAAAGACATTGGTGGCACTTATGTGTATGCTTATAGCTCTTGATAATGGATTCCAGTCCTGTTTAATGGCTCCGACCGAAGTTTTGGCAATTCAGCATTATCAAACTCTGCAGGGATTTCTAAAACAAATGGGAATAAATGTTTCTTTGCTTACAGGTTCGGTAAAATCCGCTCAAAGAAAAAAAATATTGGAAGGTTTGAGTAATGGAGATATAAAATTTGTAATAGGAACACACGCATTGATAGAAGATATAGTAAGATTTAAAAGCCTGGGACTGGCTGTTATTGACGAACAACATCGCTTTGGGGTTGCCCAGCGTGCAAAACTCTGGAAAAAAGGAACTATTCCTCCGCATATTCTTGTTATGACAGCTACGCCAATCCCAAGGACTTTGGCAATGACAATATATGGCGACCTCGACGTTTCTGTGATTGACGAATTACCTCCAGGGAGGAAACCGATAACTTCAATGCATTTCGATGATTCGTCACGACTGAAAGTACAAGGGTTTATGAAAACTCAGATACGTCAAGGACGGCAAATATATGTTGTTTATCCATTAATATTTGAATCCGAAGCATTGGATTTGAAACACCTTATGGAAGGTTATGAGGCTATTGTTAGGGATTTTCCTTTGCCTGAATTTGCAGTCAGCATGGTTCACGGCCAAATGAAATCACAGGAAAGGGATTATGAAATGTCACGTTTTGTAAAAGGAGAAACACAAATCATGGTTGCTACAACCGTGATAGAAGTGGGTGTAGACGTCCCTAATGCTACCGTTATGGTGATTGAAAATGCCGAACGTTTTGGATTGTCACAATTACATCAATTGCGCGGTAGAGTGGGAAGAGGTGCCGACCAATCTTATTGTTTATTGATGACAGCAGATAAAATTAGTAACGAAGCCCTTGTCCGTATTGAAACTATGTTAAAAACAAACGATGGGTTTCAGATTGCTGAAGCAGATTTGAAACTGAGAGGCCCAGGTAATATTGACGGTTTACAACAAAGCGGAATTACAGACCTGGTACTTGCAGATATTGTTGCTGATGAAAAAATTCTGAAATATGCACATATGGTTGCAAAAGAAACAATTGAATCTGACCCTGAACTTAAAAAACCAGAAAATTATCCTATAAAGGATTTTATTCAAAGTGAAAACAAGCGTAAAGGCTCATGGAGCATGATAAGCTGATAAAAAGTAGTAAAATGCCTGTATTTTTTATTAATCAAATTGATAAGAGCACAAAAATTGGGGTTTGGCATATCACCGAAACCTCTGTAAATTTAATGGACAATTATAGTTTGTGCTGTGAGGAAAAGTCTCCAATAAATGATTTCGTACATGAAAATCGAAAAAAACACTGGTTGAGTTATAGATTATTGTTAAGACAAATGATTCCTGATAGCTTTAATATCGAATACGATTACACCGGTAAGCCATTGATTACTAAAAACAAAGAGTACGAACAAGTTTCTATATCCCATTCAGGGGAATTTGCGGCCGTTATAATTAGTAATAGAAAGAAGGTTGGGATTGATATTGAAAAGATTAGCAAACGTATTGAAAAAGTTGCAGCAAAGTTTTTATGTAATGAAGAACAGAATTTTATGAATAATGATCTCAGGCTTGATTATTTATGTGTGAGTTGGTCGGCAAAAGAAGCGCTGTACAAAGTTTTTGGCGCTGATTTCTATGATTTTGCTAATCAAATGCTACTCAAGCCTTTTAGCCTTAGTGATACAGGAGTTATTGATGCACAATTGAAGAATGAAGGTTATTCCGTTCATTGTTTAATACATTATCAAAAAATTCAAGATTATTTCCTTTCATATGTAATTTGTTGAAACAAAATTTAGTAATTAGCACGTTTTTTTTATCTTCGCATAAGTATGGATATATACAAACAAATTTTAGAAAAAGCAAGTAAAGGTAAAAAGCAGCTTTGCGTTTTACTTGACCCCGATAAGCTTACTCATGCCGATACTCAAAACATTACTTTTGTTGCTCAAGATGCAGGAATAGATTGTTTTTTTATAGGGGGAAGCCTTTTTACCTCAGACAAAATAGATGAAACCATTATATCCGTTAAGGAAAGGTCAACAATTCCGGTAGTAATTTTCCCCGGCAATGTTTTACAGATAAGTTCACATGCGGATGCGATATTGTTTCTTTCACTTATTTCCGGCAGAAATGCTGAAATGCTGATAGGAAAACATGTTATTGCCGCGCCATATATTCGCGAGGCAGGCATGGAAGTAATCCCAACCGGCTATATGCTTGTTGATGGTGGAAAACAAACAGCAGTTTCATACATGAGTAATTCATTGCCAATACCTTATGATAAAAATGATATTGCAATGTGTACGGCATTGGCTGGAGAAATGTTAGGACTAAAACTAATATACATGGATGCTGGCAGCGGAGCCGAAAAAAATATCAGTTTATCAATGGTTGAAAAAGTAAAAACGAATATCAAAATCCCATTGGTTATTGGTGGCGGCATTTGCGATGCTTATACAGCAAAAGATATTTTTAATGCTGGAGCAGATATTCTTGTTATTGGCAATGCTGTCGAAAACAACTCGTCTCTTATTTATGATATTATGCAAATTATTAAATAATTTTTTAGCGGCACATGCCGAAATAAAATTTGAAATTTCAATTAGTATATAGAAAAACTCTGATTTCATGAGAAATTTCACGACCAAAATTTTAAGTTATTTTTTATTTGGAGTTTTAATTTTGTTGTCACTGCTTCCCTTTTGGGTATTATATGGCATTGCTGATTTACTGGCATTTATATTATGTTATGTGCTAAGATATCGCAAAAAAGTTGTTATGAAAAACCTAGAAGGGAGTATTCAGGGTGATTCAAATGCAAAAAAAATAATATGGCCTTTTTATCGATTTCTTGCTGATGTTTTTGTCGAATCTATTAAGTGTTTTACCATAAGCAAAAAGAATTTGCTAAAACGAATTATCTGTGTGAACCCAGAAATAATGGAGCAATATGCTCAAAAAAACAAAAGCGTCATATTTATGTCTGCACATTATTGCAATTGGGAATACCTGATTTATTCGATGAATTTATTATTTCCACATTGGGCTATTGGGGTAGGAAAGCCCTTATCAAATGCGGTGATGAATAAACTTACTAATGCCAGAAGGAGTCGTTTTGGTATGAAAATTATCAATGCAAAGAATATTAAGGAAGAATTTCAAAAAGACAAGGACAAACTTACAGCGAACTTGTTTCTTTCCGACCAGTATCCCGGAGGTAAAAGTAAAGGATATCATTGTGTTTTTTTAAATAAAGAAACTGATTTTTTGTATGGAGCTGAAAAATATGCAGCGGAATATGACTATTCAGTTGTTTATGGTGATTTTAGAAGATTGAAACGGGGTCGTTATCAAATAGAAATTATTAAGATTACAGACAAACCTAAAGAAACTGAGTTTGGTTATATTATGAGTATTTATGTCGGCCTGCTTCAGAAGAGCATTTTAAGCCAGCCTGAATTTTGGTTGTGGTCGCATAAGCGATGGAAACATCTACCGAATTTTTACGGCTAAGCTTGTTTAATCAGGTTCCGATTCTTTGATATCTTTGATGTTTAATTGCAGGGAAATCAATCCGTTCCATTCGTTTTCTTCAATGTGGTAGCAGATATCAAAAGAGTTGCCTTCATGGATGTAGTTATAAAAGTCAGCAAGTTGAAAAGCTATGGCGGGAAAAGGATTGAGAGAAATCTCTGGGTAAGTAATAGATAATTTTAAATGATGTTTGTCATTTTTTCCTACGAGCCTGATATTCCCAAAATCAACAACGCCTTTGGTCAAGA
It includes:
- the gldN gene encoding gliding motility protein GldN, whose protein sequence is MKRIISIISFVAFLFSIQHDANAQNNLGKPPLDGVYYKLNTPNREPIPYSSLREADVMWAKRIWRIIDMRQKINLPFYYPVQEQQGRKSLMQILYNAIKENTITAYTTDNEEFLTPLTPAELKRTLDKEDTMTMTRLEPPYDEYDSVISNPFDPSSVYLLRVKEDWFFDKQRSVMDVRILGLCPYMEELDEFGEPKGFKPLFWVYFPECRKIFANNEVYNKWNDAERRTYEDVFFKRLFGSYIYKESNVYDRRIYQYAKGMDGLLEAERVKEELFVKEHDLWEY
- the recG gene encoding ATP-dependent DNA helicase RecG, which translates into the protein MLHTFLDTPIEYCKGVGPARAEVLKKEAGIFTFRDLLSYYPYRYVDKTKFQKIYEIDTSTGYVQLIGKVNEISIAGVGKGTRMIVRFADDTGEIELVWFNGVKWLKEKIKQGSEYVVFGKPTYFNGKINITHPEIELLEKSEKNKTSSILQPFYNSSEKLKSKGLDSKGVGKIIRNILNDAIGKLKENLSTKIIQKLHLVSHEAAVNAIHFPENFNELGRAKARLKFEELFFIQLRLVMMKHYRQKEIRGHIFATVGENLNTFFYKVLPYKLTEAQKRVIREIRKDMSTGKQMNRLLQGDVGSGKTLVALMCMLIALDNGFQSCLMAPTEVLAIQHYQTLQGFLKQMGINVSLLTGSVKSAQRKKILEGLSNGDIKFVIGTHALIEDIVRFKSLGLAVIDEQHRFGVAQRAKLWKKGTIPPHILVMTATPIPRTLAMTIYGDLDVSVIDELPPGRKPITSMHFDDSSRLKVQGFMKTQIRQGRQIYVVYPLIFESEALDLKHLMEGYEAIVRDFPLPEFAVSMVHGQMKSQERDYEMSRFVKGETQIMVATTVIEVGVDVPNATVMVIENAERFGLSQLHQLRGRVGRGADQSYCLLMTADKISNEALVRIETMLKTNDGFQIAEADLKLRGPGNIDGLQQSGITDLVLADIVADEKILKYAHMVAKETIESDPELKKPENYPIKDFIQSENKRKGSWSMIS
- a CDS encoding geranylgeranylglyceryl/heptaprenylglyceryl phosphate synthase, which encodes MDIYKQILEKASKGKKQLCVLLDPDKLTHADTQNITFVAQDAGIDCFFIGGSLFTSDKIDETIISVKERSTIPVVIFPGNVLQISSHADAILFLSLISGRNAEMLIGKHVIAAPYIREAGMEVIPTGYMLVDGGKQTAVSYMSNSLPIPYDKNDIAMCTALAGEMLGLKLIYMDAGSGAEKNISLSMVEKVKTNIKIPLVIGGGICDAYTAKDIFNAGADILVIGNAVENNSSLIYDIMQIIK
- a CDS encoding lysophospholipid acyltransferase family protein, which gives rise to MRNFTTKILSYFLFGVLILLSLLPFWVLYGIADLLAFILCYVLRYRKKVVMKNLEGSIQGDSNAKKIIWPFYRFLADVFVESIKCFTISKKNLLKRIICVNPEIMEQYAQKNKSVIFMSAHYCNWEYLIYSMNLLFPHWAIGVGKPLSNAVMNKLTNARRSRFGMKIINAKNIKEEFQKDKDKLTANLFLSDQYPGGKSKGYHCVFLNKETDFLYGAEKYAAEYDYSVVYGDFRRLKRGRYQIEIIKITDKPKETEFGYIMSIYVGLLQKSILSQPEFWLWSHKRWKHLPNFYG
- a CDS encoding SUMF1/EgtB/PvdO family nonheme iron enzyme → MKKFLVIIAFFAIIALSSCKNQGSGELIGVPGREGFYQPTPYGMLFIPPGSYQMGPSDQDVPYSLTAQHKTVTVQAFYMDETEITNNEYRQFVYYVRDSLARELLGGVTPEDWWIEEDEFGEPLEPHMLNWETRIRWDRLEQEEIEALAPLYMPEHERFYRRKEIDTRKLNYVYYWIDYRAAAKKDFSADAQATQDQADYDLASLANRPQGVKDRSVYIKKDVINVYPDTLCWVHDYTYSYNEPMLNYFAHPAYDNYPVVGVNWKQARAFCIWRSNMLNDYLEAGGETRVNEFRLPTESEWEWAARGGLDESPFPWGGPYIRNSNGCFLGNYKPLRGNYIDDGGVHTLIVAHFAPNDYGLYDMAGNVAEWCDDAYDESAYNFAHDLNMNYSYEAKKSDPEALKRKVIRGGSWKDVGYYMQTGTRTYEFQDTAKCYIGFRCVQTYLGRHIDDGSSSSNVYR
- a CDS encoding 4'-phosphopantetheinyl transferase superfamily protein; this translates as MEHDKLIKSSKMPVFFINQIDKSTKIGVWHITETSVNLMDNYSLCCEEKSPINDFVHENRKKHWLSYRLLLRQMIPDSFNIEYDYTGKPLITKNKEYEQVSISHSGEFAAVIISNRKKVGIDIEKISKRIEKVAAKFLCNEEQNFMNNDLRLDYLCVSWSAKEALYKVFGADFYDFANQMLLKPFSLSDTGVIDAQLKNEGYSVHCLIHYQKIQDYFLSYVIC
- the gldM gene encoding gliding motility protein GldM, whose amino-acid sequence is MGATNCPETPRQRMIQMMYLVLTALLALNVSKEILNAYLVVNEGMETTNKNFSKKVESSYAQFDKQMEINRAKVQPYYEKAQQAKKFSDDLIAYIEQMKLEVIAKESRKSVEEIKTLKFGSLPGLDKWSESTRYFIGSSEKGEGAKATELKNKLEEYKTSLLNLIDEKHRANMNLGIDTKGPYKSLNGREQNWEMHNFYNTIMAADIVILNKLIAEVKNAEFDVVNRLISEISLEDFKFDKIGAKVVAKSSYILTGETYEADIFVAAYDTKQNPEIIVGAGVDTNTLVISGTQMTVEGEAGVGKLKLPAGGPGVKQYGGVIKVTGSDGVERSYPFNSEYVVGTPSATISPVKMNVFYIGLDNPVSISVPGASNEQITATITGGGGSITKVNGKDHNYIVKVATQGEATVNVSAKMGATSRSMCSMKFRVKRVPSPIPYVGNVQGGLIPKGTLLAAGGVIPRMDGFEFEAYFTITSFTLTMSQAGDLISLQSSGSKFTPQMITMINKATRGQKVYIEDIKAKGPDGSSRSLSSIALKIN
- the gldL gene encoding gliding motility protein GldL, encoding MGLYNLVRSKGYKQFMAKLYGWGASVVILGALFKINHYPGADIMLIIGLGTESLIFFFSAFEPLHVEYDWSLVYPELAGMDDIDGKKKKKNLTQELDRMLEEAKIGPELINSLGEGMRHLGENAKKLSGVADAAGATDSYVSNLNMASSSVKNLSETYAKTAEILGKDIYSAEELTNSIKTASASANNLTGAYSQMAETIQKDINATEMYVNSIKQATESAHNLADKYTRSCESLTKSAEAIDFSAVDGKSYGDQIQRMSKNLSDLNNIYELQLKSTGEQLQKTDMMKETITSFLSNLNESVEGTAKYKEQVNVLAKNVSALNQVYGNMLAAMNIKQNN